One Sphingomonas endolithica genomic window, ACGTCGAGCACGAGGCGTTCCGCCCGACCATGGCACGCTTCGCCGAACTGACCGGCGAGGACGTTTGGAGCTGGTCCGGCTATCTCGCCGCGCATCGCAAGCGGCGTGCGGACTTCCGGGCTGCCGGGGCGACCGCGACGGATCACGGTCACCCCACCGCCCAGACGGCGAACCTCGATGCCGGCGCGGCAGCAGCCTTGTTCGCGCGCGTGATCGCGCCCGACGTGACCGCCGCCGATGCCGAATTGTTCCGCGCGCAGATGCTGACCGAGATGGCGCGGATGTCGGTCGACGACGGCATGGTGATGCAGATCCATCCCGGCAGCGTCCGCAATCACAATGCCCGGCTGTTCGCCACCCATGGCCGCGATCGCGGTGCCGACATTCCTGGGCGCATCGACTTCGTCAACGGGCTGCGGCCGATGCTCGACCTTGTCGGGAACGAGCCGGACCTGACGATCATCCTCTTCACGCTGGATGAATCGACCTATGCGCGCGAGTTGGCACCCCTTGCCGGCCATTATCCGTGCCTGCGGCTCGGGCCCGCCTGGTGGTTCCATGATTCGCCCGAAGGCATGCGCCGCTTCCGCGAGATGACCACCGAGACGGCGGGCTTCTACAATACGGTCGGCTTCAACGACGACACGCGCGCGTTCCTGTCGATCCCGGCACGCCACGATGTCGCGCGCCGGGTCGACTGCGCGTTTCTCGCCCGCCTTGTCGCCGAGCACCGGCTGGCGGATTGGGAAGCCGCGGAGCTGGCGCACGAGCTCACCGTCGGGCTGGTACGCCGGGCCTATCGGCTGTGAGGCTGTCGGCGGCCACGATCGACCGGCTGCCGACCGACGTTGCCCGCTTCGATTATGATCGGGCTGCACAGCGCACGGGCATCGTCCATCTCGGGATCGGCGCGTTCCACCGCGCGCATCAGGCGGTGTTCACCGATGCGGCAATGTCGGCCGGGGATCGCGATTGGGCGATCATCGGTGCATCGCTGCGATCGCCGGCGGTGCGGGAGGCGCTGGCGCCGCAGGACGGTCTGTACACCGTCACCGTAAAGGCGGCGACCGGGACAGGGTCGCGGCTGATCGGTGCTGTCCGCGACGTTGTGGTCGCATCGGACGGCAAGGACGAGCTTCGGCGCGCACTTGCCTCGCCCGATGTCGCGATCGTCACCATGACCGT contains:
- the uxaC gene encoding glucuronate isomerase, producing MTRPLHLSPDRLFSSDPDQRTIARALYAEAAGLPIVSPHGHVDPCWFATDAPWRDATSLLLAPDHYLFRMLYSQGIDLARLGVPSREGAPDTDPREAWRTFASHYHLFRGAPSQLWLDHVFAEVLGFDVALDAATSDLYFDRIGERLASDAFRPRALFDRFGIEFLATTEGADDPLDAHRAIRASGWQGRVATTYRPDGVIDVEHEAFRPTMARFAELTGEDVWSWSGYLAAHRKRRADFRAAGATATDHGHPTAQTANLDAGAAAALFARVIAPDVTAADAELFRAQMLTEMARMSVDDGMVMQIHPGSVRNHNARLFATHGRDRGADIPGRIDFVNGLRPMLDLVGNEPDLTIILFTLDESTYARELAPLAGHYPCLRLGPAWWFHDSPEGMRRFREMTTETAGFYNTVGFNDDTRAFLSIPARHDVARRVDCAFLARLVAEHRLADWEAAELAHELTVGLVRRAYRL